A single genomic interval of Oenanthe melanoleuca isolate GR-GAL-2019-014 chromosome 13, OMel1.0, whole genome shotgun sequence harbors:
- the RBM27 gene encoding RNA-binding protein 27 isoform X1, which yields MIIESVDALKSWLAKLLEPICDADPSALANYVVALVKKDKPEKELKAFCADQLDVFLQKETSGFVDKLFESLYTKSYLPSAEPTKAEAKPAGQEKEEVKEELCVKQNFQESVEEERESRKKKYSSPQRSRGDSSEQRSREKKRDDGKWRDYDRYYDRSDLYREKSGWRRGRSKSRSKSRGVSRSRSRSRGRSKDRDGRSGLGQVCRKSKWHRLQHSTHLETALVQGREHRERERSKYKSEKNDVEGSYNPVSASPSKSSEQYSSAQAIPTAVTVVAPAHHLESTTESWSNYFNNHSNPSSFARNPPPKRRCQDYDERGYCVLGDLCQFDHGNDPLVVDEVSLPSMIPFPPPPPGLPPPPGLLLPPLPGPVRGLRLPVPQPHTQPPPPVVLPVPRPPLTQSSLISSREQPGTSAVPSLAPVGARLPPPLPQNLLYTVSEHTYEPDGYNPEAPSITSAGRSQYRQFFTRAQMQRPNLIGLTSGEMDTNPRAANIIIQTEPPIPITNNSNVTRVVLEPDSRKRSPSSLECPPLKKPWLGKQVNNNQNKPGFLKKNQYTNTKLEVRKIPPELNNITQLNEHFSKFGTIVNIQVAFQNDPEAALIQYVSNEEARKAISSTEAVLSNRFIRVLWHRDSEQQSPLLQQQQAASPQGLQHLQQQALATPPAGSAHSSLAKVMNKPLASGAYVLNKVPVKRRLGAAGGSQPELSQPGAGLEESQIFPTSTSHSKMVYSSSNLKSTLKSGAGSKPHDVQEALKKKQEAMKLQQDMRKKKQEMLEKQIECQKMLISKLEKNKAMKPEERAEIMKTLKELTGKISQLKDELKTSSATSTPSKLKSKTEAQKELLDAELDFHKRLSSGEDTTELRKKLNQLQVEAARLGILPAGRGKAAAGRGRGRGRGGRGRAGQNHMVVDHRPKALAVGGFVEEEKDELVQHFSKFGDIEDLQEEDSPLSVVVTFKSRSEAENAANQGSRFKDRRLQISWHKPKVPSVSTEVEEEESKEEETETSDLFLHEDDDDDDEDEDESRSWRR from the exons ATGATCATCGAGAGCGTCGACGCGCTCAAGTCCTGGCTGGCCAAGCTGCTGGAGCCCAT atGTGATGCAGACCCCTCTGCCTTGGCCAACTATGTGGTGGCCTTAGTGAAGAAGGACAAGCCTGAGAAGGAGCTGAAAGCTTTCTGTGCTGACCAGCTGGATGTCTTCCTGCAGAAAG AAACTTCAGGGTTTGTAGATAAACTTTTTGAAAGTCTGTACACCAAGAGTTACCTTCCTTCTGCTGAGCCCACAAAAGCAGAGGCAAAGCCTGCAGGGCAAGAGAAAGAAGAAGTCAAGGAGGAG TTGTGTgttaaacagaattttcaagAGTCTGTTGAGGAAGAGCGggagagcaggaagaagaagtATTCCAGTCCCCAGAGGAGCCGTGGAGACTCCAGTGAGCAAAG GTCCCGAGAGAAGAAGCGGGATGACGGGAAGTGGAGGGACTACGACAGGTACTATGACAGGAGTGACTTGTACAGGGAGAAGTCGGGCTGGCGCCGGGGCAGGAGCAAGAGCCGCAGCAAGAGCCGCGGGGTGAGCCGGAGCCGCAGCCGCAGCCGGGGCCGCAGCAAGGACCGGGACGGCAGGAGCG GGCTAGGTCAGGTCTGTCGGAAAAGTAAGTGGCACAGATTACAGCATTCCACGCACCTTGAGACCGCGTTAGTTCAGGGCAGAG agcaccgagagagagagagatcaaaatacaagagtgaaaaaaatgaTGTTGAAGGCTCATATAATCCAGTGTCTGCATCTCCCAGTAAATCCTCTGAGCAGTATTCCTCTGCACAAGCTATTCCCACTGCTGTAACTGTAGTTGCACCTGCACACCACCTTGAGAGCACCACAGAGAGCTGGTCAAATTACTTCAACAATCACAGCAATCCCAGTTCATTTGCTAGAAACCCTCCTCCTAAAAGAAGATGTCAGGATTATGACG AGCGAGGCTACTGCGTGCTCGGCGACCTGTGCCAGTTTGACCACGGCAACGACCCTTTGGTGGTGGACGAGGTGTCCTTGCCCAGCATGATCCCGttcccgccgccgccgccggggctgCCGCCgcctccagggctgctgctgccgccgctgccggggcCGGTGCGGGGCCTGCGGCTCCCGGTGCCGCAGCCGCACacgcagccgccgccgcccgtgGTGCTGCCCGTCCCGC GACCTCCTTTGACCCAGTCCAGCCTGATTAGCAGCCGTGAGCAGCCGGGGACGAGcgcagtgcccagcctggcgCCCGTGGGAGCCCGGCTGCCTCCCCCCCTGCCCCAGAACCTGCTCTACACCGTGTCAGAAC ATACATATGAGCCAGATGGCTATAACCCTGAAGCTCCTAGTATTACCAGTGCTGGTAGATCTCAGTATCGGCAGTTCTTTACGAGAGCACAAATGCAGCGTCCCAATCTAATTGGCCTAACATCTGGGGAGATGGATACAAACCCTCGAG ctgccAACATTATCATCCAAACTGAACCTCCCATTCCCATTACAAATAACAGCAATGTCACTAGAGTTGTCCTGGAGCCAGACAGCAGGAAAAGGTCTCCAAGCAGCCTGGAATGTCCACCACTGAAGAAACCCTGGTTGGGAAA GCAAGTAAATAACAACCAGAATAAGCCAGGGTTTTTGAAAAAGAATCAATATACTAATACAAAATTAGAAGTTCGAAAAATTCCACCAGAACTGAACAATATTACACAGCTCAATGAACACTTCAGCAAATTTGGAACTATTGTAAACATTCAG GTTGCTTTCCAGAACGACCCCGAGGCCGCTCTCATCCAGTACGTGAGTAACGAGGAGGCAAGGAAGGCAATCTCCAGCACGGAGGCTGTGCTGAGCAATCGCTTCATCAGggtgctgtggcacagggacagcgAGCAGCAGTCccccctgctgcagcagcagcaggcagccagcccccagggcctgcagcacctgcagcagcaggcactggcCACACCTCCTGCTGGGAGTGCACACAGCAGCCTGGCCAAG GTGATGAACAAGCCCCTGGCATCGGGTGCTTACGTCCTGAACAAAGTCCCGGTGAAAAGGCGCCTTGGAGCAGCAGGGGGGAGCCAGCCCGAgctcagccagcctggggctgggctggaggagtCTCAG ATATTTCCTACTTCTACAAGCCACTCAAAAATGGTTTACAGTTCTTCAAACTTGAAGTCAACTCTGAAGTCTGGTGCAGGGTCTAAACCTCACGACGTGCAAGAAGCCCTTAAAAAAAAGCAG GAGGCAATGAAACTCCAGCAAGAtatgaggaaaaagaagcaggagatgttagaaaaacaaatagaatGCCAGAAA ATGTTGATATCCAAGCTGGAGAAAAACAAGGCCATGAAACCagaagagagagcagaaatTATGAAGACTTTGAAAGAGCtaacaggaaaaatatctcAGTTAAAGGATGAATTAAAAACATCATCTGCAACCTCCACACCATCCAAGTTGAAGTCTAAGACAGAG GcccagaaggagctgctggacgCAGAGCTGGACTTCCACAAGAGGCTGTCGTCCGGCGAGGACACGACCGAGCTGCGCAAGAAGCTGAACCAGCTGCAGGTGGAG GCGGCTCGGCTGGGCATCCTGCCGGCAGGCCGTGGCaaggcggcggcggggcggggccggggccgcggccgcgggggccggggccgggcggggcagAACCACATGGTGGTGGATCACCGGCCCAAGGCACTCGCCGTCGGAGGCTTcgtggaggaggagaaggacgAGCTGGTACAGCACTTCTCT AAATTTGGAGATATTGAAGATCTCCAAGAAGAGGATTCCCCATTAAGTGTTGTTGTAACATTTAAGTCCCGCTCAGAAGCTGAGAAT GCTGCTAACCAGGGATCCCGCTTCAAGGACCGGCGGCTCCAGATCTCCTGGCACAAACCCAAGGTACCCTCTGTGTCCACAGAGGTCGAGGAAGAGGAGTCCAAGGAAGAG GAGACTGAAAcctcagatttatttttgcatgaagatgatgacgatgatgatgaagatgaggatgaatCCCGTTcctggagaagatga